CATAGTCTCGGCGGCCCGAATGTGCTCGAGAACCTAACCACGCTTCACGCCGCGTGCAACACTCGCAAGTCGGACTCGTTAGTCACCGATCTGAGTCCCATCGAGAAGACGCATCAGACCTCGACGTGGAACGGACTCGTGTCCTCTTACCCGGCCCTCATCGCGGCCGGTGCCGGAATAGCACGTCCCGCCTACCATCGGAAATGGACCCGTCTGTACGCTGCACTCCCCGCGTGAAGGCGACGCTGGGAGAGACTGCAGGTGCGCCCGCAAGCCGGACGCCCACCGCGACGGCATCAGTCGGAGCGAACAACTTACGATCTTCGCAGGGTCGGACGCACGTATGACCCGAACGGGGTCAGCACTGTAAGGCATACAGCACGCTATCCGTCGAACATTACGATTCCGGTTGCGGCGAGCACGCGACGAGTGACCTCAGGGTCGTGCACTCGCACACCCCATACTCCGGCGGCAGCGCAGAGAATGCTGATGCCCGCTGAGGCGACGTCCCTATCTGCCGGTTGCGTCCCGTTGGGCAGCAGGCTTCCGATGAATCGCTTCCGCGAGTGACCTACTAGTACTCTCGGCCCGATCTCGCACAAGGATTTGAGCGAGCCAATCAGCTCCCAGTTCTGTTGGTTGGATTTGCCGAACCCGAGGCCGGGATCCACAATGATCCGCTCCGCTCGCATTCCGGCTGAGACGAGGTAGCGGACTGTCGAACGCAAAGACGCGATCACGCCGCCCGTGGCGCTGCCGGACGGCGGCGTCGCATTCGCTCCACCTCCCCAATGCATTGCGATGTAGTCAACGTCGGCGTCGATGACGGTCGGGATCATCAGTGGATCGGCCTGCCCGCCCGATACGTCGTTGACGAACCGAGCGCCGGCGCGCAGCGCTGCGCCCGCGGTCTGGCTGTGCATGGTGTCTATGCTGACGGGAATGTTGTGCGCGACGAGTCGCTCGATGATCGGCATGACGCGACGCTGTTCCTCGTTGGGTCCGATTGGAACTGCGCCCGGCCGCGTCGATTCGCCGCC
The Rathayibacter sp. SW19 DNA segment above includes these coding regions:
- the folP gene encoding dihydropteroate synthase yields the protein MHVFGVVNATPDSFSDGGRHNEVPEAVDHALRLVRHGADVIDVGGESTRPGAVPIGPNEEQRRVMPIIERLVAHNIPVSIDTMHSQTAGAALRAGARFVNDVSGGQADPLMIPTVIDADVDYIAMHWGGGANATPPSGSATGGVIASLRSTVRYLVSAGMRAERIIVDPGLGFGKSNQQNWELIGSLKSLCEIGPRVLVGHSRKRFIGSLLPNGTQPADRDVASAGISILCAAAGVWGVRVHDPEVTRRVLAATGIVMFDG